The Triticum urartu cultivar G1812 chromosome 6, Tu2.1, whole genome shotgun sequence genome includes the window agaacacacatatatttatgaaaacataatagattcagatctgaaatcatggcactcgggccctagtgacaagcattaagcatagcaaagtcatagcaacatcaatctcagaacatagtggatactagggatcaaacacaaacaaaactaactcgattattTGAACATAGTGGGCGCCCTATTGGGTTTGCCCATGCGCGAGCAGGCACCCCCGTTTTTTTCGTTCTCTTACTTTTCCTTTTTTTACTTTCTGTTTTTCATTTATTCTATATTCAAATAATTCAGGATTGGTTGTAAAATTCAAAAATATTGTGAATTGTCATAAAAATAGTTCTTGAATTCAAAAATGTTTGCAACTCAAAAGAATGAACATCTTTTTAATTTTAATGAACATTTTTATGAGCATTTTTTATAATGATGAGCATTTTTTATATTTCATAAACAAAATTTGAATTTGATGAACAATTTTTTAACTTGATGAAGAAAATTTGTATtcaagtttttttttgaaaaatggATGAACAAACTTTGAAATCAATGAACAAATTTGGAGTTTGATGAACAAATTTTAATTTAATGAATATTTTTCGAGGTCggtgaacaatttttgaattttGGTCTACATTTTTTAAATCCAATGAACAAAAAAATTGAATTCGATGAACATTTTCTGAATTGTTGAACTTTTTTTACATTGATGAATTTTTTTAATACGATGAACAAAAGTGTTCGTGAATTTGAAAGAAAACTCGCAAAAAGGTAAAAAGTAAAGAtgaaaaaaggaaagaaaaaagaaagggGGGTCGCACCCCACATGAGCCGGCCAGAAGGTGTGCAGGTgagctggggggggggggcgggggctCGCACCCCACATGAGCCGGCCAGAAGGCGTGCAGGTGAGCTGGGGGGGAGGGTGCACCATGGCGCTAGGGGGTGTCCTACGCGCCGTATAGGATCCGCTTGTTTATATAACTACTAATGCTACACTATCTTCCATCTCGCCTCAAGGATTTTCGCGTCCAGGCGTTATCGGGCCATCCTAATATATGGTTCTTACAGGAGCGGTTTTTAGGGCCGGTTTTTCTCTCTCTTTATCTATATTTTTATGTGTTGGTTTTCGTTTTTTTTCTTGCGCTTTTTCGTCGGGTTTTCCTTTTTGTTTTCATTTTCCCTTTTCCCATTATCTTTTCTTTCGGTTGTCTGTGTCGGTTTTCTACAATTTTCTTTTGGGTTTTGGTTTTCTGTATTTCTCTGCCGGTTTgctttgttttttgtttttttatccTTTTGCCTTTTTCAACATCTATTTCCCTTTTTCTCGCATACATTGTATATTTTTCATATATATTAGAGCAATTTGTTATACACGTTTAATAATTTTTAAATACATATTtttaattatatatatatgttttgatgtctaTGTTTTTTCATAAAGTTTGTACATTTTTCTTATACATCTAAAACTTCTTTATACACATTTAAATACAtgtttttgaacattttttgataCATGTCGAGTGCAATTATATGTTGCAACATCTTTATAAATGGTATGATGCTTTTTTAAATTAGGCACATTTTTTAAATTGTATATACATTTTACAAAATGTCACGAAATATTTTTGAAACACATGCATATCATGAACATAGTTTTGGactcatgaacattttttaatgtAACATACATTtttatgaatggcatattttttGAATTGCATAAACATACTTTTAGTTGTATAAATATTTGATATTTTGGAAACGCATGACCATTTTTCAATagcacaaacatttttttaatgttGTCGACATTTTATTAAAATTATGCTAACAAAATGTTCATATTGGGTCAACATTCAAAATTGTTTAAAATCCATACTCCTCGTGATTTTAGAAAAATTAAGTACATTTTAGTTCTGGAATATATGTATTTCAAATGTTTCAAAAATATATAAACGATGAAGAATGAGAAAATGGAGAAGAAAGACAAACCAGTAGGAAGCTACTTGGCTCGACCCAATAATATGCTCGCTTGAGGCTGCCTTCAATTCCATCTCGCATCAAGAGAGATATAGGAGAGCAACTAAGTGTTACCCCTTGCGGGCCTCCCGCAAATGTCACTTTTATGGCCTGGGAGCCTACCAAGTGGAGCGCCCAGCTGCTGCCACGTGTTGTATGTTCGGCGTTTCATCTGAATTTTTTTGCACGTGTTTTCTGGATTTAGATCGTGTTTTCAGGGTTTTCATCTTTTCGGTTTTCTCCTAATTTTCCGTAGGTTTTAGAGATTTCTTTTGTGTATTTTTTTGTGAAGCATGGTTATGCTTTTCCAAAAGAGAAAAAGCATGCGCTTACATGAGAAGCATACATTTGCTTTTCTTTCGCGAGAAACACAAATGTGCTTCTTGAAAAAAATGCTTCAACTAGAAGCACAAATTTGCTTCCACAAGAAGCACAACTTTGCTTCTCgaaaaaaattgtgcttctgtgAGAAGCACAACTGTGCTATACGTAAATTGAAAAAACATCATTGACACAAGTTAACATAGGTTCATGGGGCTGAGCAATCCTGATTCTTATACTCTTCAGGTGTTTGTTATACGTTGTCATCTATGTACTTAGCCCGGGGGGAGGGGAACGAATGGCGAGTGGATGGGAAGTGACGGAGAGCGGGGCGGTGAGTGGAGTGAAGCTAGGGCTTGCTTCAGATGAGGATTTTTTAATGGGGACGAAGCGGGGTCTGTACGGTCGTGGCGGACACGTCCAAAACTTTTCATACCCAAAGCGATGAAGGGGCAATTGTCTTCAAATATAACCATGAATGTTTTTCCAGGTGAAACTGAAAGGCGTCGGCTAGTGCTTCCCATACGAAAAATGCTTGTTTCATTAAAGCATAAATCACACACCAAGTTGATGTATAAAGAGTTGTGAGTGCTACTCGCGGCTGCATAGCTTTAGCATGTTGGTCAGAGCACATCCACTGCATGGGGGCTACTGAAATCCGAAGATCGCAATATCCCATGAGATATTATTCAGCCACGGCTAACCATGGAGATAACGCTGTTTCCATACGCATTACCGCCACCGAAACATTATCCCGTGGCCATCGCTCAGCTCGAGGACGATGATATCCAACCGAGTGATCCAGCGGTCCGCCATTTCGTTTCAGATATGCATGAGGCGTCATCTACCCCGCCATCAGGGGGTCCTCTCCCATCTCCCAGCAGCTCAGTGCCGCTGTGTTTGTACTCCACTAGGAAGGAGCTGGGCCGAATCCCATGGCCACTGTCCTCCTAACCTCGGCAGCAGGTACGATACGCCATCGAGCTCAACGGGTTTGGGTTGCGCCGCCGTCGGCCGGACAAGGACGACGCCTTTCCCGGCCCGATTATAAAACCTCTTTCTCGAGGCGATACGATCGGAACCGGGGCAATGTGAGCGCACAATCCTCTAGTGCGCCGCGCTGCTGTAATGCAACAGGCTGCACCAGAGAAATAGAAACATGGCATCGACTAGGGGAAAAGCACGGAGAGTGACCGCATGTCTATAGGATGGATTATTTTAGGGTAGCCAGCCCTGCAAGGTTCATGTGCTCAGCCGCCTTTTCCGTCGGTTTGTACAAGTGTGGTACGCACACGGGTACGTACTACTAGCAGCTACTGTCTTTTCATATTCTGAAATGAGAAAACTAGTGTCATTTCATCAGTTTGTATGATCGTGTCAACATATATGTATGCACAGGTACAACATGATGGACGCCGGTCTACTCTGCGATGATCATAAGCCGGTGTTTATTCGACCTGAACGCCGCGGATCAGAAGTTCATGCATCATCTTCTGTCCGCGGAAAATAATAACCAACGCTATAAACAAGAATGTAATTACTACTGATATAGCTAACTCGATGGTATTGTCAGGTTAAATCTGATCATACTCGGTTACTCGTCCGGTCCGATAAGTCCAGCTGCTCCGGAGCGCTTTCATAGACGACGCTTCTAAACCTGCTCAGAAGGTTTGGTTGTTTTGTTTTCTTCAGGTGGCTCATCGGAGTCTGTCTCGTTCAATGGATGTACTTTCGTTTTCAGCTCGGCGTCTCCCTTTTTGTCGTCATCATCGTCCGCCTGCTTGAAGCTGGCGAGGCTGGCCATCGTGTCCACGGCGTCGACCACGCTCTCGATCCTCGTCGATATCTCCGTCAGCAGCGACGCCACGGTGAAGAGCGGCATGGCGTCGATCAGCGACGCCTCCCCCGGCTCCCCGGCCAGCGTGAACGGGAGCTCCCGCATGTCGCCCTGCAGCTCGTGCACGGCCGTGTTCATGTCTGCCACGGCGAAGTCCAGCGCCGGGGAGGTCGTCATCGTGGCCACGGAGCTGGACGCCTCCCTCAGCACCCGCCCGCACTGCGCGCCCAGCCTCGTGCACACGTCGGCGAGCAGCCGCTTCACGCTCTCGGGGGCCTGGAGCTCGGCGCCGACGCAGCTCTTGAGGGTCTCCACGCAGTAGGCGCAGTGGCGCATGGCGGCGCCGAGCTTGGTGTACTGGGCGTAGGGGTGGCGGAAGCCGAACTTGCCGTGCGCGGGCTCCCACCGCGCCAGGTTGGCCTGCGAGTCCTCGGACGCCTTGGAGTTGAGCACGCACTTGTAGCCCTCCGACTTGGCCTGCGCGCCCTCCTCCTCGCCGAAGTATTCCTCGACGCAGCCCTCCACGGCGGCCGCGAGCTTCTCCATGTTGCGCACCGTGAGCTGGTGCAGCTCCTGGCCGGCCCACACGGGCCAGATGAGCACGCAGACGGCGAGGCAGATGAAGATGCCGATGGCGATGGTGACAAGCCGCTGCTGCGCCAGCTCCACCAGCTCGTCGACGCGGTACCCCGACACGGCCACCAGGCTGTATGTCAGGATGAAGATGGTCACGCCGTAGTCGAACCGGGCCTTCACCGTCGGTATGAACCGCGAGAAGGTGGCTGCCGCAGCTGCACGCGCACACCCCATAGATAATTATTAGTACGTGTGGCAGAAAGGTAGCGTGCCCAGTTTGTAAGTGCGCACGAAGGTTTATAGTACTACGTACCAAGAAGAAAGAGGGAGCCAGTGGTGATGACCGGCTCGAGCTTGTCGCCGGACTTGCTCGCCACCCAGTTCACGCCCAGCGCGAGCACGCCGGCGCTCGCCGTCGCCACGGCCCGGTTGAACCCTTTGTACACGCTGCCGCCTACACGTCCATACACAAACAAAATCAGCGATCAAGCCAAGAGTaaatacatgcatgcatgcatgctgaaGATACAGTTGCTCCGCTACTGATCCGTTTTGTAATGATTCTACTAGGTGCGACTTACCAACAGTGTACTCGAAAATGACGACGACGGTCATGATGGCCCACATGGAAGCCCCGCCGACGCCGTCGTAGAGCGGCCTGGTGTAGTAGAAGACGGAGACCAAGGTAAGCGCAACGCCGACTTTGAGGCCGTGCACCACTCTCCTCGGATCGTCGGCGCCAATCTTCCACACCTTCTTGGCGAAGCCGGACACCGTGGCCCCGAGCATGAGCACGCAGGCGACCAGCCACGCCCAGGCCCTCCCGGCCGGCCCGGCCTCGcccccccccgcccccgccgccccccCCGGCCCCGCCCCCCGCCACTCCAGCCCGCTCTGCGCGTCCCTCGCAGCGGCCTCCATGATCACCGGCAGAAGCAGGTCCAGACGAGCCCCTCCCTACTGCAAGCGTGCCAAGAAAATGCGGCCCGGCTGGCCGGCTCTGCTATGGTATATATAGGTTGACCGCTGCTTCTGCGTCACTTATTCTGTTGGAGTTATGCTACGAGCTGACAGGACCGGAGGGAGAAGGGAGGGGAGCAACGCAAGCTTCCAAGGAAGGAACGAGGGAAAGGAAAGGCTGCCGGGCGAATGACCTCCCTGTCTTGGAATGTTGTGAGACGCCGGGGGACTTGCTTATATAGGGACGAAGCTTTCCGAGGCACTCCAATGGACTTTGACGTGGGGCATTTGTCAGGCTGGAGATTGGAGACGACCGGCCTCGCGCACGAAAGCTCGCGCGATACGTGCGTTTCTCGGCAAAGGAAAAGGGGCCGAGTGCGTCGCCAACAGGGTGGATGGAAATGGAGGCGCGGTACGTGCAGATCGAGTGCGGTTTCCCATCGTCGTCGTCGCGGTTTTGCTCGCCACACGATCGATCACGATTGATCTGCTCGTCTCCGGCTCAGGGCGATCCGGAATTCCTGACCGCTCCGCTTCGATTAGTTACTTGTCAGTTACCGCGTCGCATCAGCAATTTCGTCCTTAGCCAATTTGATCCTCAATCTGTAGTGCGACAAATTCGAACCGTCTAGAGATTTGCTGCTGCGTAATTGTCAGTTGCTCAAGTCTTTGAGACCGATAGGGACACGCATGTAGTTCGAACTTGTTGGGCACAAACTCGATCGCCTGATCGATATATAGACGCCGGCAAGATGAGCTCGGCCCCTTTCATCCTTGAGACAGATTGCTCAGTCGCGGCGGCGGCGATGCTGGAGCATGGTACTGACAGATCTCCGGTGACGGCTCTGATCGGTGAAACCAAGCGTTTACTGGAAGGACACGGGGAGTGAGTTCAAAATTGCTGCTATGTCTCGTGATCAGAACGTTGCTAGCTATAGACTTGCCCGGTTGGGGAGTTCTTCTCCGCGCGTGCAGCTGCCTGGTTGCGCTCGCGTCCTGATGAGATTGTAAGCCTATGTGGCCAAACCAGTCATTAATAGTACAATCTCtttttttcaaaataaaataaaattgatGTACTCGTTTTGATCTACTCCCTCCTTTCACTTTTATAAATCGTTTCAGACAAACAAAATTGTGTTGTTTTGCACACTGTCTGAAACATTTACAAAGCCTTATAAAAataaacagagggagtacttggAATTTAGACGGACGAAAATTATACAAATGCGGAAAGAATT containing:
- the LOC125512307 gene encoding aluminum-activated malate transporter 10-like; this encodes MEAAARDAQSGLEWRGAGPGGAAGAGGGEAGPAGRAWAWLVACVLMLGATVSGFAKKVWKIGADDPRRVVHGLKVGVALTLVSVFYYTRPLYDGVGGASMWAIMTVVVIFEYTVGGSVYKGFNRAVATASAGVLALGVNWVASKSGDKLEPVITTGSLFLLAAAATFSRFIPTVKARFDYGVTIFILTYSLVAVSGYRVDELVELAQQRLVTIAIGIFICLAVCVLIWPVWAGQELHQLTVRNMEKLAAAVEGCVEEYFGEEEGAQAKSEGYKCVLNSKASEDSQANLARWEPAHGKFGFRHPYAQYTKLGAAMRHCAYCVETLKSCVGAELQAPESVKRLLADVCTRLGAQCGRVLREASSSVATMTTSPALDFAVADMNTAVHELQGDMRELPFTLAGEPGEASLIDAMPLFTVASLLTEISTRIESVVDAVDTMASLASFKQADDDDDKKGDAELKTKVHPLNETDSDEPPEENKTTKPSEQV